A single Marinitoga aeolica DNA region contains:
- the aroF gene encoding 3-deoxy-7-phosphoheptulonate synthase, with amino-acid sequence MIKISVYGMSLEAELKVDIKLVARKNNENTIIDLENTKVGEGFFTIIAGPCSVENKEIIEETAHFLSELGIKIMRGGVFKPRTSPYSFQGLGKKGLEYLKLAAEKYNLKIITEALDEDTLKLVNECADIIQIGSRNAQNYGLLRKVGKLNKPVLLKRGFMMTIEEFLYSAEYIAFEGNKNIILCERGIRTFETKTRNTLDISAIPVLKKETHLPIIIDPSHAAGRRDIIPDLIKASLAIGAHGIMVEIHPQPEKALSDGKQSMIFKEFEKTIKEIKELADVLKVEIK; translated from the coding sequence ATAATAAAGATATCAGTATATGGAATGAGTTTGGAGGCTGAGTTAAAAGTGGACATAAAATTAGTTGCAAGAAAAAATAATGAAAATACAATAATAGATTTAGAAAATACAAAAGTAGGAGAAGGATTTTTTACTATAATTGCTGGACCATGTTCAGTTGAAAATAAAGAAATAATAGAAGAAACAGCACATTTTCTTTCTGAATTAGGAATAAAAATAATGCGTGGAGGAGTTTTTAAGCCGCGAACTTCACCATATTCCTTTCAAGGTTTAGGAAAAAAGGGGTTGGAATATTTAAAATTAGCCGCTGAAAAGTATAATCTAAAGATAATAACTGAGGCATTAGATGAAGATACTTTGAAATTAGTAAACGAATGTGCAGATATTATTCAAATAGGGTCGAGAAATGCACAAAATTATGGATTGTTGCGTAAAGTTGGAAAATTAAATAAACCTGTTCTCTTAAAAAGAGGTTTTATGATGACAATAGAAGAATTCTTATATTCTGCAGAATATATAGCTTTTGAAGGTAATAAAAATATTATATTATGTGAACGTGGAATAAGAACGTTTGAAACAAAAACCAGAAATACACTTGATATTTCTGCTATTCCTGTATTAAAAAAAGAAACTCATTTGCCAATAATTATAGATCCAAGTCATGCAGCAGGAAGAAGGGATATTATACCAGATTTGATTAAAGCTTCTTTAGCAATAGGGGCTCATGGGATTATGGTTGAAATACATCCGCAACCAGAAAAAGCATTGTCTGATGGGAAACAAAGTATGATATTCAAGGAATTTGAAAAAACAATAAAAGAGATAAAGGAATTAGCCGATGTATTAAAAGTTGAAATAAAATGA
- a CDS encoding alpha-amylase family glycosyl hydrolase: MLEKLKELWIEVYSNTNEDKLNKLIDYIKREKEFFEDKETDKDWYKKAVIYSLYVDLYAGNFKNLTSKIEYLSELGINTIWLLPVLDSPLKDQGFDIRDYYKIREDLGTNKDFKRFLDKAHEKGIKVIFDIAINHTSDEHEWFKSAKSSKDSPYRDYYIWNKDTEKYKDARLLFKGMVDSNWEYNKETGDYYFHRFYPFQPDLNYKNPEVLIEMIKVLIFWKKMGVDGFRMDAAPFLWKAEGTNCENLPQTHKILKMFRLVLDYLQEGSILVAEANLKPKDVVQYFGNGDECHAGYHFPLMPKFFLTIAEKDYSHIYETLKEKNTPEIPASCKWFTFLRCHDELTLEFVTEEERKKMNQYYLKDPLWTFRKGEGISGRLYELMDKDIRKVLLSFSILFTTEGSPIIYYGDELALENDYEFYNTMTQKTGFKDSRFLNRGPINWDYVENKLKDKNSKEYKVYNEIKKMLKIRNENIEFFEAKGEIIPVKDKSLYVVKKRIKDKMLWAFHNLTNENKEINLKKEGLELFEDKKVQELKLKHYEYKWVLFTI; this comes from the coding sequence TTGTTGGAAAAATTGAAAGAATTATGGATTGAAGTGTATTCAAACACAAATGAAGATAAATTAAATAAATTAATTGATTATATAAAAAGAGAAAAAGAATTTTTTGAAGATAAAGAAACAGACAAAGATTGGTATAAAAAGGCAGTAATATATTCATTATATGTAGATTTATATGCGGGTAATTTTAAAAACTTAACCTCAAAAATTGAGTATCTATCAGAATTGGGAATAAATACCATTTGGCTTTTGCCAGTGTTGGATTCACCACTAAAAGATCAGGGATTTGATATTAGAGATTATTATAAAATAAGAGAAGATCTAGGAACTAATAAAGATTTTAAAAGATTTCTTGATAAAGCACATGAAAAGGGTATTAAAGTTATATTTGATATAGCTATCAATCACACATCAGATGAACATGAGTGGTTCAAATCAGCCAAAAGCTCAAAAGATTCTCCTTATAGAGATTATTATATTTGGAATAAAGATACAGAAAAATATAAGGATGCAAGATTATTATTTAAAGGTATGGTTGATAGTAATTGGGAATATAATAAAGAAACAGGAGATTATTATTTTCATAGATTTTATCCATTTCAACCAGATTTAAATTATAAAAATCCGGAAGTATTAATAGAAATGATAAAAGTTCTAATATTCTGGAAAAAAATGGGTGTAGATGGTTTTAGAATGGACGCTGCACCATTTTTATGGAAAGCGGAAGGTACAAATTGCGAAAACTTACCACAAACACATAAAATATTAAAAATGTTTAGATTAGTATTGGATTATTTGCAAGAAGGCTCTATATTAGTGGCTGAAGCAAATTTAAAGCCAAAAGATGTTGTTCAATATTTCGGTAATGGCGATGAATGCCATGCGGGATATCATTTTCCTTTAATGCCGAAATTTTTCTTAACAATAGCAGAAAAGGATTACTCACATATATATGAAACATTAAAAGAAAAAAATACACCAGAAATACCTGCCAGTTGTAAATGGTTTACCTTTTTAAGGTGTCATGATGAATTGACTCTTGAATTTGTAACAGAAGAAGAAAGAAAGAAAATGAATCAATACTATTTAAAAGATCCATTATGGACATTTAGAAAAGGTGAAGGAATATCAGGAAGATTGTATGAATTAATGGATAAAGATATTAGAAAAGTATTATTATCATTCTCTATCTTATTTACAACAGAAGGTTCTCCTATAATTTATTATGGTGATGAATTAGCACTTGAAAATGATTATGAATTTTATAATACAATGACGCAAAAAACAGGATTCAAAGATTCAAGATTCTTAAATAGAGGACCTATAAATTGGGATTATGTAGAAAATAAATTAAAGGATAAAAATTCAAAAGAATATAAAGTATACAATGAGATAAAAAAAATGTTGAAGATTAGAAATGAAAATATTGAATTCTTTGAAGCAAAAGGAGAAATTATACCAGTAAAAGATAAATCTTTATATGTAGTTAAAAAGAGAATAAAAGATAAGATGTTATGGGCGTTTCATAATTTAACTAATGAAAATAAAGAGATAAATTTAAAAAAAGAAGGATTGGAATTATTTGAAGATAAAAAAGTTCAAGAGTTGAAATTAAAACATTATGAATACAAATGGGTATTATTTACAATCTGA
- a CDS encoding glucose-1-phosphate thymidylyltransferase yields the protein MKALILCAGKGTRLRPLTFTNAKPLIPIANKPTIVYSLEMIKEAGINEVGIVVNPDNKKDFEETLGNGSQLGLEITYIVQEEPKGLAHAVAISEEFLKDDEFLMYLGDNLVTVDLGKFVKEFNNKDMDSFILLTPVEDPSRFGIAIIEDGQVRKVMEKPKDPPSNLAIIGVYIFKPIVFEAIKNIKPSWRGELEITDAIQWLLENEKNVGAHIVYGWWKDTGKPEDLIEANRKVLEQLRESSNEGIIYENSTVHGNVIIGKGTRILNSVIRGPIIIGENVLISDAYIGPYTSIGSNVTIENAEIENSIILDRATIANLDTRLDSSVIGANATVIHSDRKPKTIKLVVGDYSKIEIPK from the coding sequence GTGAAAGCTTTGATATTGTGTGCAGGTAAAGGAACGAGACTAAGACCATTAACTTTTACAAATGCTAAACCATTAATTCCTATTGCTAATAAGCCAACTATTGTGTATAGTCTGGAAATGATAAAAGAAGCAGGAATTAATGAAGTCGGGATTGTAGTGAATCCAGATAACAAAAAAGATTTTGAAGAAACCTTGGGAAATGGATCACAATTAGGGTTGGAAATTACCTACATTGTTCAAGAAGAGCCGAAGGGGTTGGCACATGCAGTTGCTATTTCTGAAGAATTTTTAAAAGACGATGAATTTTTGATGTATTTAGGCGATAATTTGGTTACAGTTGATCTGGGGAAGTTTGTAAAAGAATTTAATAATAAGGATATGGACTCATTTATCCTATTAACACCAGTGGAAGATCCTTCAAGATTTGGTATAGCAATTATAGAGGATGGTCAGGTAAGGAAAGTTATGGAGAAACCAAAAGATCCACCATCTAATTTAGCTATAATTGGTGTATATATATTTAAACCAATAGTATTTGAAGCAATTAAAAATATAAAACCTTCATGGAGAGGTGAATTGGAAATAACCGATGCCATCCAGTGGTTACTTGAAAATGAAAAAAATGTTGGAGCTCATATTGTATATGGTTGGTGGAAAGATACAGGGAAACCAGAAGATTTAATAGAAGCTAATAGAAAAGTTTTAGAACAATTAAGGGAAAGTTCAAATGAGGGAATAATATATGAAAATTCGACTGTACATGGCAATGTCATAATAGGTAAAGGAACCAGAATATTAAACAGTGTTATTAGAGGACCAATAATAATAGGTGAAAATGTATTAATTTCTGATGCATATATTGGGCCATATACCAGTATAGGTTCTAATGTGACTATTGAAAATGCAGAAATAGAAAATTCAATAATACTTGATAGGGCTACCATAGCAAATCTTGATACGAGATTGGATTCAAGTGTTATAGGTGCAAATGCAACAGTTATTCATTCTGACAGAAAACCAAAAACAATAAAATTAGTAGTAGGGGATTATTCGAAAATAGAAATTCCTAAATAG
- a CDS encoding inositol monophosphatase family protein, translating to MIEFEFLNEKIIEVGKKLLKWREEEFTISSKSSKHDLVTSLDLRVQEFLYNSLTQKFPEIGFLGEESGMNKKPETKGYWVIDPIDGTVNFSKMLPMFCISAAYVENDEPKYGIIYAPVMNQVIVAEENKGVFLNGEKITPNWAKVLDDAMISMGNIRGKTHKYFEALETKVMRLRLLGTAALQIAYVGTGHFDAFISVKGNSWDVAAGYIIVKEAGGIITDYYGNPTNIFNKKNLYSNPYIHEDLMKIINTIQI from the coding sequence ATGATAGAGTTTGAATTTTTAAATGAGAAAATAATAGAAGTAGGGAAAAAGCTTTTAAAATGGAGAGAGGAAGAATTTACAATTAGTTCTAAAAGTTCCAAACATGATTTAGTTACATCACTCGACTTAAGAGTACAGGAGTTTCTATATAATTCATTAACTCAGAAATTTCCAGAAATAGGATTTTTAGGTGAAGAAAGTGGGATGAATAAAAAACCTGAAACAAAAGGTTATTGGGTGATAGATCCTATTGATGGTACAGTTAATTTTTCTAAAATGTTGCCTATGTTCTGTATATCTGCGGCATATGTTGAAAATGATGAACCAAAATATGGTATAATATATGCCCCGGTAATGAATCAAGTAATTGTGGCGGAAGAAAATAAAGGAGTTTTTTTAAATGGAGAAAAAATAACACCTAATTGGGCAAAAGTTTTAGATGATGCAATGATTTCAATGGGAAATATAAGGGGTAAAACCCACAAATATTTTGAAGCATTAGAAACAAAAGTGATGAGATTGAGATTATTAGGTACAGCTGCTTTGCAGATTGCTTATGTAGGAACAGGACATTTCGACGCTTTTATTTCTGTGAAAGGAAATTCGTGGGATGTTGCCGCAGGATATATTATAGTAAAAGAAGCAGGTGGAATTATTACAGATTATTATGGAAATCCTACTAATATATTCAACAAAAAAAATTTATATTCAAATCCATATATTCATGAAGATTTAATGAAAATTATAAACACCATACAAATCTAA
- a CDS encoding TIGR03960 family B12-binding radical SAM protein translates to MNISKWLFSSGVLHRVRKPARYIGGEYNDIIKNPKNKIRVGLMFPDLYEVGMSHTGFQILFHSFNSRENVFAERIFLPWKDMITEMKNANIPLYTLETYTPIKNLDLIGITLQYELSYTNIVHALKLAKIPVYSKDRSENDPIIIAGGPSASNPEPIADFIDAFYNGDGEAVIDDLINILSSNLNREEKIKNLHNTEGFYVPKYYKIKMNNSGHIVPEYEERIKIRKIKDLNKAEFPTMQIVPKIKTIHNRAIVEIMRGCNRGCRFCHAGFYYRPVRERTADEIIRLSLETLEKTGYNELSLLSLSTLDYSDLETVLNELEPFLKENRISISLPSSRVDKFGLEIGSKISGARKTGLTFAPEAGSQRLRDVINKNISEKEILDVAEYAKKSGWRRIKLYFMIGLPTETEEDVKAIVELTRKIKKQTKIKDITVNVSIFIPKPHTPFEKERFYQPKEIKEKIKILNEVRKFAKLKVHDPYVSLIEALLSRGDRKISELIYKVAIEENAIFDEWDEEFDFRKWARKINELEIDTQKYLGKLETNDLPWKIIDILIKDEFLNSEIENAKIEKTIDDCRWSVCTLCGVCIKTGLTNNLAKVIK, encoded by the coding sequence ATGAATATAAGTAAATGGTTATTTTCAAGTGGAGTGTTACATAGGGTTAGAAAACCAGCAAGGTATATTGGTGGAGAATATAATGATATTATAAAAAATCCAAAAAATAAAATAAGAGTAGGATTAATGTTTCCAGATTTATACGAGGTTGGTATGTCACATACAGGTTTTCAGATATTATTTCATTCTTTTAATTCAAGAGAAAATGTTTTTGCAGAAAGAATATTTTTGCCATGGAAAGATATGATAACTGAAATGAAAAATGCAAATATACCTTTATATACATTGGAAACATATACACCAATAAAAAATTTAGATTTAATTGGAATAACTCTTCAATATGAATTATCTTATACTAACATTGTTCATGCACTCAAATTAGCTAAAATACCAGTATATTCAAAAGATAGATCTGAAAATGATCCAATAATCATAGCAGGTGGGCCAAGTGCATCAAATCCAGAACCAATAGCAGATTTTATTGATGCTTTTTATAACGGTGATGGAGAAGCTGTAATAGATGATTTAATAAATATATTGTCATCCAATTTAAATAGAGAAGAAAAAATAAAGAATTTACACAATACAGAAGGGTTTTATGTGCCAAAATATTATAAGATAAAAATGAATAATTCAGGACATATAGTTCCAGAATATGAAGAACGTATAAAAATAAGAAAAATAAAGGATCTAAACAAGGCAGAATTTCCAACAATGCAAATTGTTCCAAAAATAAAAACCATACACAATAGAGCTATTGTAGAAATAATGAGGGGTTGTAATAGAGGGTGCAGATTTTGCCATGCGGGGTTTTATTATCGTCCTGTTCGTGAAAGAACAGCTGATGAAATAATTAGACTATCTTTAGAAACTCTTGAAAAAACAGGATATAATGAATTATCATTATTATCATTAAGTACATTAGATTATAGTGATTTAGAAACGGTTTTAAATGAATTAGAACCTTTTTTAAAAGAAAATAGAATATCAATATCTTTACCGTCCAGCAGAGTTGATAAATTTGGATTAGAAATAGGAAGTAAAATATCTGGCGCAAGGAAAACAGGATTAACCTTTGCTCCAGAAGCTGGTTCTCAAAGATTAAGAGATGTAATTAATAAAAATATTTCAGAAAAAGAAATACTTGATGTAGCTGAATATGCAAAAAAATCTGGTTGGCGAAGGATAAAATTATATTTTATGATTGGTCTTCCTACAGAAACAGAAGAAGATGTTAAAGCAATAGTAGAATTAACAAGAAAAATAAAAAAGCAGACTAAAATAAAAGACATTACTGTAAATGTTTCTATATTTATACCAAAACCACATACACCTTTTGAAAAAGAACGATTTTATCAGCCAAAAGAAATAAAAGAAAAAATAAAAATATTAAATGAAGTGAGAAAATTTGCTAAATTAAAAGTTCATGATCCATATGTGAGTTTAATTGAAGCTTTACTTTCCAGAGGAGATAGAAAAATATCGGAATTAATATATAAAGTAGCTATAGAAGAAAATGCTATATTTGATGAATGGGATGAAGAATTTGATTTCAGAAAATGGGCTAGAAAAATAAATGAATTGGAAATAGATACGCAAAAATATCTTGGGAAATTAGAAACGAATGATTTACCCTGGAAAATAATTGATATTTTGATTAAAGATGAATTTCTTAATAGTGAAATAGAAAATGCAAAGATTGAAAAAACAATAGATGATTGTAGATGGAGCGTTTGTACATTATGTGGAGTTTGTATAAAAACAGGATTAACTAACAACCTTGCGAAGGTGATAAAATGA
- a CDS encoding ABC transporter substrate-binding protein, translating to MKKFIVFISLLLVALFAFSEETITLNLVEAFSSPWRTPTLNKIIEMFETLNPGVKINVISPPYETAYQKINLMVSTEQPLDIVEIGDWNLSTLAAMGKLEDLTPYINSWPEKNDLIDGILEAASIYHNTPYLLPHGLFAKALFYRPDVLKKYGFNDYPKTMKELYDMGKKLTESGKNQYGFAFRGKGYPTSFIDAVVTSFFDDIDPNNMYLTKSGKIVFEDPRAVEALTFYVNIYKDTSPKDSINWGWDEQVNAFVSGITPLLFQDPDTTGMLNEMLKPGQYKTAPLPVGISGKAYPSFGFVGWGIPTYSKHKDLAWKFIKFVSSAEINGYWSKAYGALPILKSVYKYDSYFSSYIFEGWTKMFEDKKHYQFTQYPLDNENWGKWNEFQEKTMQQVLLGKLSVVRCLKEWTDFWKKAGIK from the coding sequence ATGAAGAAGTTTATCGTTTTCATTTCATTACTATTGGTTGCATTATTTGCTTTTTCGGAAGAAACTATTACTTTGAACCTTGTTGAAGCATTTTCAAGTCCGTGGAGAACTCCAACCTTGAATAAAATCATTGAAATGTTTGAAACATTAAATCCTGGTGTTAAAATTAATGTAATCTCTCCACCTTATGAAACTGCTTATCAAAAAATAAATTTAATGGTTAGTACAGAACAACCTCTTGATATTGTAGAAATAGGCGACTGGAATTTAAGCACATTAGCAGCTATGGGGAAATTAGAAGATTTAACTCCTTATATTAATTCATGGCCAGAAAAAAATGACTTAATTGATGGGATTTTAGAAGCCGCAAGTATCTATCATAACACACCTTATTTATTACCTCATGGTTTATTCGCAAAAGCTTTATTTTATAGGCCTGATGTATTGAAGAAATATGGATTTAATGATTATCCTAAAACTATGAAGGAATTATATGATATGGGTAAAAAATTAACTGAATCTGGAAAAAATCAATATGGTTTTGCTTTCAGAGGAAAAGGCTATCCAACATCATTTATAGATGCTGTTGTAACCTCTTTCTTTGATGATATTGATCCTAATAATATGTATTTGACTAAATCTGGCAAGATTGTTTTTGAAGATCCAAGAGCTGTTGAGGCTTTAACTTTTTATGTAAATATATATAAAGATACCTCACCTAAAGACTCTATTAACTGGGGTTGGGACGAACAAGTTAATGCATTTGTTTCTGGAATAACACCTCTTTTATTCCAGGATCCTGATACTACTGGAATGTTAAATGAAATGTTAAAACCAGGACAATATAAAACTGCTCCATTACCTGTAGGTATAAGCGGAAAAGCATATCCTTCATTTGGTTTTGTTGGTTGGGGAATTCCAACTTATTCTAAACATAAGGATTTAGCTTGGAAATTTATAAAATTTGTAAGTTCTGCTGAGATAAATGGCTATTGGAGTAAAGCATATGGTGCTTTACCAATTTTAAAATCTGTTTATAAATATGATTCATATTTTAGTTCTTATATCTTTGAAGGATGGACTAAAATGTTTGAAGATAAAAAACATTATCAATTTACCCAATATCCTTTAGATAATGAAAATTGGGGAAAATGGAATGAATTCCAGGAAAAAACTATGCAACAAGTTTTGTTGGGAAAATTATCTGTTGTAAGATGTTTAAAAGAATGGACAGATTTTTGGAAAAAAGCTGGAATTAAATAG
- a CDS encoding carbohydrate ABC transporter permease: protein MKHNRFILFMLLPTLLLISFIILYPTISGVLLSFKNYSVFNFGNIKWIGMENFKEIFGDIFYMDVVWNTIKWIFFSVIFQLLFGFILALLMKEPFKGRGLYAGLVFYPWAISGFAIGLIWSWLLNGQFGVINDILIKLGFIKEGFNFLSDPTLAMFSVILVNVWYGIPFFAIMILAALQSIPNSLYEAAEIDGAGYFTKLFKITIPYIKPTLINTILLRVIWVMNFPDIIYGMTRGGPAGSTEILSVKMINTVFYESNYSKAAAHGVIIVLILLIYTIMYLKLTSKKEFSL, encoded by the coding sequence ATGAAGCATAATAGATTTATTTTATTTATGTTATTACCAACATTACTATTAATTTCTTTTATAATATTATACCCCACTATTAGCGGGGTATTGCTCTCTTTTAAAAATTATTCTGTTTTTAATTTCGGAAATATAAAATGGATAGGTATGGAAAATTTTAAAGAGATTTTTGGTGATATTTTTTATATGGATGTTGTATGGAATACTATTAAATGGATTTTTTTCTCTGTAATTTTTCAATTACTTTTTGGTTTTATTTTAGCATTATTAATGAAAGAGCCTTTTAAAGGAAGAGGATTATATGCAGGACTTGTTTTCTACCCATGGGCTATTTCTGGTTTTGCTATTGGTTTAATATGGTCATGGCTTCTTAATGGTCAGTTTGGAGTTATAAATGATATTTTAATAAAGTTAGGATTTATTAAAGAAGGCTTTAATTTCCTTTCAGATCCAACTTTAGCTATGTTTTCTGTCATTTTAGTTAATGTGTGGTATGGTATTCCATTTTTTGCTATTATGATTTTAGCAGCTTTACAATCAATTCCAAATTCTTTATATGAAGCTGCTGAAATCGATGGCGCAGGATATTTTACTAAACTTTTTAAAATTACCATACCATATATTAAACCAACTTTAATCAATACCATTTTATTAAGAGTAATATGGGTTATGAATTTTCCAGATATTATTTATGGTATGACACGTGGTGGCCCTGCGGGAAGTACTGAAATACTATCTGTAAAAATGATAAACACTGTTTTTTATGAATCTAATTACAGTAAGGCTGCTGCACACGGAGTTATTATTGTTTTAATTCTTTTAATTTATACAATAATGTATTTAAAATTAACTTCCAAAAAGGAGTTTAGTCTATGA
- a CDS encoding carbohydrate ABC transporter permease gives MKKNKIAGKIIRIILLIIFLIFALFPLYWIVLTSLKPTYELYTFPIKYWTINPTFYGYKKLFEFVNFKQYFSNSIFVSFLASFISTIFAMLSGYVLSRKEFKGRYAVILFLFFSQMIPSYLIMVPQYVMFSNFHLINKLISIVIVYSGFGAAFSTIMAKGFFDRIPKSIEEAALIDGCNEIQSLFKITIPLMLPGLSAILSFSFVNNWNELFTAVMFLNTSNKYTVPVGLYSIVSKAGIQWNVLAAGIVVALLPTIIVFAAAQKYIIAGLTQGSLKD, from the coding sequence ATGAAAAAAAATAAAATCGCAGGAAAAATTATTCGCATTATTCTCTTAATAATATTTCTTATTTTTGCTTTATTCCCTTTATATTGGATTGTACTCACATCACTAAAACCAACATATGAACTCTATACTTTTCCAATAAAATATTGGACTATTAATCCAACTTTTTATGGTTATAAGAAATTATTTGAATTTGTAAATTTTAAGCAGTATTTTTCTAATAGTATTTTTGTTTCTTTTTTAGCTTCATTTATATCAACAATTTTTGCAATGTTAAGTGGATATGTATTATCTCGAAAAGAATTTAAAGGAAGATATGCTGTTATTTTATTCTTGTTTTTTTCACAGATGATTCCATCATATTTGATAATGGTTCCACAATATGTTATGTTTTCAAATTTTCATTTGATAAATAAATTAATAAGTATTGTTATTGTTTATAGTGGATTTGGTGCAGCTTTTAGTACTATAATGGCAAAAGGTTTTTTTGATAGAATTCCAAAAAGTATAGAAGAAGCTGCTTTAATTGACGGGTGTAATGAAATACAATCGTTATTTAAAATTACCATTCCATTAATGCTACCTGGACTTTCAGCTATTCTTAGTTTTTCTTTTGTAAATAATTGGAATGAACTGTTTACTGCTGTAATGTTTTTAAATACATCTAACAAATATACCGTTCCAGTTGGTTTATACTCTATTGTTTCAAAAGCAGGAATACAATGGAATGTGCTAGCTGCAGGAATCGTTGTAGCTCTTTTGCCAACTATAATAGTATTTGCTGCTGCGCAAAAATATATCATTGCTGGATTAACCCAAGGAAGTCTCAAAGATTAA